The Streptomyces sp. Je 1-332 genome has a window encoding:
- a CDS encoding MerR family transcriptional regulator, whose protein sequence is MTVIETETAHPQGPTPGVTEPDPGAAGAAGAAGAPGAPGAPGAAGSSDGPDASADACASVPTAHPRPDGRDHYTISEVVAFIGLTAHTLRWYERIGLMPHIDRSHTGQRRYRNRDLDWLTFVGKLRLTGMPVADMVRYAELVREGDHTFTERHELLEQTRLDVRTRIAELQDTLAVLDYKINFYADARPAPERL, encoded by the coding sequence ATGACGGTGATCGAGACCGAGACCGCCCATCCACAGGGCCCCACACCCGGCGTGACCGAACCGGACCCGGGCGCCGCCGGTGCTGCCGGTGCCGCCGGTGCCCCCGGTGCCCCCGGTGCCCCCGGTGCCGCCGGGAGCTCCGACGGCCCGGACGCCAGTGCTGACGCCTGTGCCTCGGTACCCACCGCGCACCCCCGCCCGGACGGACGGGACCACTACACGATCAGTGAGGTCGTCGCCTTCATCGGCCTGACCGCGCACACCCTGCGCTGGTACGAGCGAATCGGCCTGATGCCCCACATCGACCGCTCCCACACGGGCCAGCGTCGCTACCGCAACCGTGACCTCGACTGGCTCACCTTCGTCGGCAAGCTCCGCCTGACCGGCATGCCGGTGGCGGACATGGTCCGCTACGCCGAGCTGGTGCGCGAGGGTGATCACACCTTCACGGAGCGCCACGAACTCCTCGAACAGACCCGGCTCGACGTCCGCACCCGCATAGCGGAGCTCCAGGACACGCTCGCCGTACTCGACTACAAGATCAACTTTTACGCTGACGCCCGCCCGGCGCCGGAGAGGCTCTGA
- a CDS encoding histidine kinase → MSSASTPPDQDSRPPASEPDRSGVTLQHAIASVREGLGRAGAFLSTPAGRAEPLLARAPKRWMRLLPLITALGFVAALIPITTQVLANDYGVNGGLAGALGVAQAAPLLLAVSRPLGAWCIVIVADVIGAIVTLSTGDDRPAPWTAMIIVGYVVVCLLLSLRESRRTLLGVWLVTVVVSLVLGAFRDDGSQDTSVLLIVLSGVALLLGALLRERGDAQRRLIEQETISEAERAQRTLLEERARIARELHDVVAHHMSVITVQADSAPYRLDGLPDAAREEFGSIAASARESLTEMRRLLAVLRSEDAAGERAPQPGLSRLPHLVEATVRAGVPIELSRPELSVLTQLADVTPAVDLSAYRIVQEALSNVMRHAPGARTTITVTLDAKHLLILVVNGPPTETPDALEHSGTGHGLVGMRERVRLVGGTVDAGPLPDGGFRVAAQLPLLKKDSGTA, encoded by the coding sequence ATGAGCAGCGCATCGACACCACCGGACCAGGATTCCCGCCCACCGGCCTCGGAGCCGGACAGGAGCGGGGTCACCCTTCAGCATGCGATCGCGAGCGTTCGCGAAGGGCTCGGCAGGGCAGGGGCCTTCCTCTCCACACCCGCGGGGCGGGCCGAACCGCTCCTTGCGCGGGCGCCCAAGCGCTGGATGCGGTTGCTCCCCCTGATCACCGCGCTGGGCTTCGTCGCCGCCCTCATCCCGATCACCACCCAGGTGCTGGCGAACGACTATGGGGTGAACGGCGGTCTGGCGGGCGCCCTGGGCGTCGCTCAGGCCGCGCCGCTGCTGCTCGCGGTGAGTCGCCCCTTGGGCGCCTGGTGCATCGTCATCGTCGCGGATGTCATCGGAGCGATCGTGACGTTGTCCACGGGCGACGACCGCCCCGCGCCCTGGACAGCAATGATCATCGTGGGTTACGTGGTCGTGTGCCTCCTGCTGTCCCTGCGCGAGAGCCGCCGCACCCTCCTGGGGGTGTGGCTGGTGACCGTCGTCGTGAGCCTCGTCCTCGGCGCGTTCCGCGACGACGGCAGCCAGGACACCAGCGTGCTGCTGATCGTGCTGAGCGGTGTCGCGCTGCTGCTCGGCGCGCTGCTGCGCGAGCGTGGCGACGCGCAGCGCAGACTCATCGAGCAGGAGACCATCAGCGAGGCCGAGCGCGCCCAGCGAACACTTCTGGAGGAACGAGCCCGCATAGCCAGGGAGTTGCACGATGTCGTCGCTCACCACATGTCGGTGATCACGGTGCAGGCCGACTCCGCCCCCTATCGCCTCGACGGCCTGCCGGACGCGGCACGCGAGGAGTTCGGGAGCATCGCGGCCAGCGCCCGCGAATCCCTCACCGAGATGCGGAGGCTGCTCGCCGTGCTGCGCAGCGAGGACGCAGCGGGCGAGCGGGCGCCGCAGCCGGGACTCAGCAGACTGCCGCATCTGGTGGAGGCGACGGTGCGCGCCGGCGTACCGATCGAGCTGTCTCGTCCTGAACTGTCGGTGCTCACACAGCTGGCCGACGTCACACCGGCTGTCGACCTGTCCGCGTACCGCATCGTCCAGGAGGCCCTGTCGAACGTGATGCGGCACGCGCCGGGAGCACGCACCACCATCACCGTGACCCTGGACGCGAAGCATTTGCTGATCCTGGTGGTCAACGGCCCGCCCACCGAAACACCCGACGCGTTGGAGCACAGCGGCACAGGTCACGGTCTCGTCGGCATGCGCGAACGCGTACGGTTGGTCGGCGGCACGGTCGACGCCGGGCCCCTGCCCGACGGCGGCTTCCGTGTGGCGGCCCAACTCCCCCTTCTCAAAAAGGACTCCGGCACCGCATGA
- a CDS encoding TetR family transcriptional regulator encodes MRERKKQRTRDALLRAALELFTTKGYEETTVDEIAEAVDVSQRTFFRYFANKQEAAFAVQEMVEQRFVEALRERPADETPFVALRGAVIGAWDAMGRSIEEVVPVELHMRTYQMIESTPSLLAAHLRRSIEMEEEVARVIAEREGLDLDTDPRPRVVVAAFSGVMRVTGRLWGAGEDSSVESIRAITETYLDHLGPALAENWRRQ; translated from the coding sequence CTGCGCGAGCGCAAGAAGCAGCGCACTCGTGACGCGCTTCTGCGCGCAGCGCTCGAGCTCTTCACGACCAAGGGGTACGAGGAGACGACGGTCGACGAGATCGCCGAAGCCGTCGACGTCTCTCAGCGCACGTTCTTCCGGTACTTCGCCAACAAGCAGGAGGCCGCGTTCGCCGTACAGGAGATGGTGGAGCAGCGGTTCGTGGAGGCGTTGCGCGAACGGCCTGCCGACGAAACGCCGTTCGTGGCTCTGCGTGGGGCCGTCATAGGGGCCTGGGACGCGATGGGCCGGTCCATCGAGGAGGTCGTCCCCGTTGAACTCCACATGCGGACCTACCAGATGATCGAGTCCACCCCTTCCCTGCTCGCCGCCCACCTGCGCCGCTCCATCGAGATGGAGGAAGAGGTCGCGCGGGTGATCGCCGAACGCGAGGGGCTCGATCTCGACACGGACCCCCGGCCACGCGTGGTGGTGGCCGCCTTCAGCGGAGTGATGCGCGTGACCGGGCGACTGTGGGGTGCGGGCGAGGACTCGAGCGTGGAGTCGATCCGCGCGATCACCGAGACGTATCTCGACCACCTCGGACCCGCGTTGGCGGAGAACTGGCGCAGGCAGTGA
- a CDS encoding DUF4429 domain-containing protein, which yields MGDVLAGFHAAWEFESDSVLIRFERGIRTPKLLQALGERRIPHEAIAAVTLTPGKRGTVVLHAVPRPGADPLMEAAAGQLKDGCDPYRLVLPAERETLAEYYADELRAQLAEGDCGPPDRYLVAPPEAPLQFKAYDGKASFDGKSVAFRWFWTGASSAKWKAGDQSFLVTDLSGVEWRSPEVFEGHLRLLRRETPLAQPAQADQDPAAVVFGLGYGPVHESLPFAASVLAAVRTSGPALTPGTVPSSAPAIRRDPADIADRIRHLGELHQAGLLTDEEFTTKKAELLAEL from the coding sequence ATGGGTGATGTACTGGCCGGATTTCACGCCGCCTGGGAGTTCGAGTCCGACTCCGTGCTCATCCGCTTCGAACGGGGGATCCGTACGCCGAAGCTCCTTCAGGCGCTCGGCGAACGGCGCATCCCCCACGAGGCGATCGCAGCGGTGACACTCACTCCCGGCAAACGCGGGACAGTCGTTCTGCACGCCGTGCCGAGACCGGGCGCCGACCCGTTGATGGAGGCGGCCGCGGGTCAGCTCAAGGACGGGTGCGACCCGTATCGACTCGTGCTGCCCGCCGAGCGGGAGACGCTCGCCGAGTACTACGCGGACGAACTGCGGGCGCAGCTCGCAGAGGGTGACTGCGGACCTCCGGACCGCTATCTGGTCGCCCCGCCGGAGGCTCCGCTGCAGTTCAAGGCGTACGACGGCAAGGCCTCCTTCGACGGCAAATCGGTGGCCTTCCGGTGGTTCTGGACGGGCGCTTCGTCCGCGAAGTGGAAGGCCGGCGACCAGAGTTTCCTGGTCACGGATCTGAGCGGCGTCGAGTGGCGCTCCCCGGAGGTCTTCGAGGGCCATCTGCGGCTGCTGCGCCGTGAGACCCCACTCGCCCAGCCCGCGCAGGCGGACCAGGATCCCGCAGCCGTCGTCTTCGGTCTCGGGTACGGGCCGGTGCACGAGTCGCTGCCCTTCGCGGCATCGGTGCTCGCCGCGGTGCGGACGTCGGGCCCGGCCCTGACGCCCGGCACGGTCCCCAGCAGCGCCCCGGCGATCCGTCGTGACCCGGCGGACATCGCGGATCGCATCCGGCACCTCGGCGAGCTGCACCAAGCCGGGCTGCTCACGGACGAGGAATTCACCACGAAGAAGGCCGAGCTGCTGGCGGAGTTGTGA
- a CDS encoding serine hydrolase domain-containing protein, producing the protein MQSLALIENWPVPTAAAAVVRADGTVVGAHGPTGHRFALASVTKPLAAYAALVAYEEGAVELDEPAGPEGSTVRHLLAHTSGLAFDEHRVTAPAGTRRLYSNSGFEVLGDHIAKATDIPFGEYLRQAVLEPLGMGATSLDGGASPAKDGVSTVDDLVKFAAEVQAPRLLDPRTVAEAMSVAYPGLKGVLPGYGHQSPNDWGLGFEIRDSKSPHWTGSSSSPRTFGHFGQAGTFLWVDPDAGAACVALADRAFGPWAVEAWPPFTDAVLSEL; encoded by the coding sequence ATGCAGAGCCTGGCGTTGATCGAGAACTGGCCGGTCCCCACCGCTGCCGCCGCCGTCGTTCGCGCGGACGGCACGGTCGTCGGGGCGCATGGACCCACCGGGCACCGTTTCGCGCTCGCTTCGGTCACCAAGCCGTTGGCGGCGTACGCGGCGCTCGTGGCGTACGAAGAGGGGGCGGTCGAGCTCGATGAGCCCGCCGGGCCCGAGGGGTCGACCGTGCGGCATCTCCTTGCGCACACCAGCGGCCTCGCGTTCGACGAGCACCGGGTGACGGCGCCTGCCGGAACGCGGCGGCTGTACTCGAACTCGGGGTTCGAGGTGCTGGGTGATCACATCGCCAAGGCGACGGACATCCCCTTCGGGGAGTATCTGCGCCAGGCCGTGCTGGAGCCGTTGGGCATGGGGGCCACCTCGCTCGACGGAGGCGCTTCGCCCGCCAAGGACGGGGTGTCCACCGTCGATGACCTGGTGAAGTTCGCCGCTGAGGTGCAGGCGCCGCGGTTGCTCGATCCGCGGACGGTGGCCGAGGCGATGTCGGTGGCGTATCCGGGGCTGAAGGGTGTGCTTCCCGGGTACGGGCATCAGAGTCCCAATGACTGGGGGCTCGGGTTCGAGATCCGGGACTCCAAGTCGCCGCACTGGACCGGGAGTTCGTCCTCACCCCGGACGTTCGGGCACTTCGGGCAGGCCGGGACGTTCCTCTGGGTCGATCCCGATGCGGGGGCGGCGTGTGTCGCTCTGGCGGATCGGGCGTTCGGGCCGTGGGCCGTTGAGGCGTGGCCTCCGTTCACGGACGCGGTGCTCTCCGAGCTGTAG
- a CDS encoding alpha/beta hydrolase, with protein sequence MRLRSGKARGSWKSRSKRTLIAAALTTTIVTGTTGWAVGSEQQPLTGPPPGTQAWRADHTWAVRLPDPATTTPARVAAFFDSLSQAQQHRLAARHPSVVGNLDGAPAELRFEANSLSLKVERARERARESDPRLTLQDHERARSLVTRYEDLLNPGRQILAFDPRGRGQVTEVYGDLTSARHVSVVVPGSDMDLGTFDRSKDEYGTPAGMARSLHATAGDDTAVVAWVGYTTPVGLGPDSATGRLADAGAPRLARFVQGLTASGTPRPAVFCHSYGSVVCGLAAPQLPASDLVVLGSPGMRAESVADLHTSARVWAAKDESDWIGDVPNVELFGLGHGEDPADPRFGARRVPAERAEGHTGYFAPGTDSLQAFAAIAKTTSSTTSDHGTAGWAPAADARPNGERP encoded by the coding sequence ATGCGCCTTCGTTCAGGGAAAGCCCGCGGGAGCTGGAAGAGCCGCAGCAAGCGGACATTGATCGCCGCGGCGCTCACGACGACGATCGTGACCGGCACGACCGGCTGGGCGGTCGGCAGTGAGCAGCAGCCGCTCACGGGCCCGCCGCCAGGTACGCAGGCCTGGCGCGCGGACCATACGTGGGCGGTTCGACTGCCGGATCCGGCAACCACGACTCCCGCCCGAGTCGCCGCGTTCTTCGACTCGTTGAGCCAGGCGCAGCAGCACCGCCTGGCCGCACGGCATCCATCGGTCGTCGGCAATCTGGACGGCGCCCCGGCCGAATTGCGCTTCGAGGCCAACTCCCTGTCCCTGAAAGTCGAGCGCGCCCGCGAGCGGGCGCGTGAGAGCGACCCGCGGCTCACTCTGCAGGACCACGAGCGGGCCCGATCCCTTGTCACGCGTTACGAAGACCTCCTGAACCCCGGTCGCCAGATACTCGCGTTCGATCCCCGCGGCAGGGGTCAAGTAACTGAGGTGTACGGCGACTTGACGTCCGCCCGCCACGTATCCGTGGTCGTGCCGGGCTCCGACATGGACCTGGGCACCTTCGACCGCTCGAAGGACGAGTACGGCACTCCGGCCGGGATGGCACGCTCCCTGCACGCCACCGCGGGCGACGACACGGCCGTGGTGGCCTGGGTCGGGTACACCACGCCGGTGGGCCTCGGACCGGACTCCGCGACGGGGCGGCTCGCGGACGCCGGCGCGCCACGGCTCGCACGGTTCGTGCAGGGCCTGACGGCGTCAGGCACCCCGCGCCCCGCCGTGTTCTGCCACAGCTACGGCTCGGTGGTGTGCGGTCTTGCGGCCCCCCAGCTGCCGGCGTCCGACCTGGTGGTGCTCGGCTCCCCCGGTATGCGTGCCGAAAGCGTGGCCGATCTGCACACCTCCGCCCGCGTGTGGGCGGCCAAGGACGAGAGCGACTGGATCGGTGACGTGCCGAACGTCGAGCTGTTCGGCCTCGGCCATGGCGAGGACCCGGCCGACCCGAGGTTCGGCGCCCGACGCGTTCCCGCGGAGCGAGCCGAGGGCCATACCGGCTACTTCGCCCCGGGGACGGATTCCCTCCAGGCCTTCGCCGCCATCGCGAAGACCACCTCCTCCACCACCTCGGACCACGGCACCGCCGGCTGGGCGCCTGCCGCCGACGCCCGCCCCAACGGAGAGCGGCCATGA
- a CDS encoding alpha/beta hydrolase, whose amino-acid sequence MTSFDSSPQLSAWRALLALAVVFVMLATTGWTAVRHHKDAASPLAASLSAWERGHIGGRALPDAGAPAGKLAHFFSSLNAHQRSRLATRYPLAVGNMNGAPVELRYRANRIALEQARKTERQRVHDNRLSPLGQQEAERRMKRFGVMMHPGRQVLSFDPMGAGRIAEVFGDLGKASRVSVVVPGVDTNVLTFERTNRKYSAPVGMAKALYGAEHEASPRARTAVIAWADYTAPAGLGVDAATSMRADDGAIRLNSLVRGLPGHSPVALYCHSYGSVVCGVAARKLPSRVTDIAVAGSPGMRADTAAQLGTGARVWATRDGDDWIQDVPNMEVGGLGHGADPVSRDFGARVLSARGAIGHTGYFEPGTDSLRNFADIGVGSYRSVRCASGDDVCREESSGSAAA is encoded by the coding sequence GTGACTTCCTTCGACTCCTCCCCTCAACTCAGCGCCTGGCGCGCACTGCTCGCGCTCGCCGTCGTGTTCGTCATGCTGGCGACCACGGGCTGGACCGCGGTGCGCCACCACAAGGACGCCGCATCGCCGCTCGCGGCCTCGCTCTCCGCCTGGGAGCGTGGGCACATCGGCGGCCGCGCCCTGCCCGACGCCGGTGCCCCGGCCGGCAAGCTCGCTCACTTCTTCTCGTCGCTCAACGCGCACCAGCGCAGCCGACTCGCCACCCGCTACCCCCTTGCGGTCGGCAACATGAACGGTGCCCCCGTAGAGCTGCGATATCGCGCGAACCGCATCGCGCTGGAGCAAGCACGCAAGACCGAGCGACAGCGCGTGCACGACAACCGGCTCTCCCCTCTCGGGCAACAGGAGGCGGAGCGCAGAATGAAGCGCTTCGGCGTGATGATGCACCCGGGTCGGCAGGTCCTGTCCTTCGATCCCATGGGAGCCGGCCGTATCGCCGAGGTCTTCGGGGACCTCGGCAAGGCTTCCAGGGTGTCGGTCGTGGTACCCGGGGTGGACACGAACGTACTGACCTTCGAGCGGACGAACCGCAAGTACTCCGCGCCGGTCGGTATGGCCAAGGCCCTGTACGGCGCGGAGCACGAGGCGAGCCCACGCGCGCGTACCGCCGTGATCGCCTGGGCCGACTACACCGCGCCCGCGGGCCTCGGAGTCGACGCGGCCACGTCCATGCGCGCTGACGACGGCGCGATCCGGCTCAACTCCCTGGTCCGCGGTCTGCCGGGTCACTCACCGGTCGCGCTGTACTGCCACAGCTACGGCTCGGTGGTGTGTGGGGTCGCCGCGCGAAAGCTGCCCTCCCGCGTCACCGACATCGCGGTCGCGGGCAGCCCCGGGATGCGCGCGGACACGGCGGCGCAGCTGGGCACGGGGGCTCGCGTCTGGGCCACACGGGACGGCGACGACTGGATCCAGGATGTGCCAAACATGGAGGTCGGCGGGCTCGGTCACGGTGCCGATCCCGTCTCTCGGGACTTCGGCGCGCGCGTGCTGTCCGCACGCGGCGCCATCGGCCACACCGGCTATTTCGAGCCGGGCACGGACAGCCTCAGGAACTTCGCCGACATCGGCGTTGGTTCGTACCGCTCGGTGCGGTGCGCGAGCGGCGATGACGTCTGCCGGGAGGAATCTTCCGGCTCAGCCGCGGCCTGA
- a CDS encoding response regulator transcription factor — MTIRVIIVDDQNMVRAGFAALLAAQSDIDVVGEAPNGKAAVDVSRNTHPDVVLMDVRMPEMDGLTAARALLDPPPGVVHVPKVLMLTTFDVDDYVYEALRAGASGFLLKDAPPADLISAVRVVAAGDALLAPSVTRRLITDFAKQRPRTDQSLRLNGLTQRETEVLVLIARGLSNQEIAERLVLAEQTVKTHIGKVLSKLDLRDRAQAVIFAYESGLITPGEQ; from the coding sequence ATGACCATCCGCGTGATCATCGTCGATGACCAGAACATGGTGCGGGCCGGCTTCGCCGCACTCCTCGCGGCGCAGAGCGACATCGACGTCGTGGGCGAGGCGCCGAACGGCAAGGCGGCTGTCGACGTCAGCCGCAACACCCATCCCGATGTCGTCCTGATGGATGTCCGGATGCCCGAGATGGACGGACTCACCGCGGCTCGCGCCCTGTTGGACCCTCCGCCCGGAGTGGTGCACGTGCCGAAGGTGCTGATGCTCACCACCTTCGACGTGGACGACTATGTGTACGAGGCGCTGCGCGCCGGAGCCTCGGGCTTCCTCCTCAAGGACGCTCCGCCCGCCGATCTGATCTCGGCGGTCCGCGTGGTGGCGGCCGGCGACGCGCTGCTCGCTCCATCGGTGACACGCCGCCTGATCACGGACTTCGCCAAGCAACGGCCGCGCACCGACCAGTCGCTGCGACTGAACGGCCTGACACAGCGTGAGACCGAGGTACTGGTGCTGATCGCGCGCGGCCTGTCGAATCAGGAGATCGCCGAGCGCCTGGTCCTCGCCGAACAGACCGTGAAGACCCATATCGGCAAGGTGCTGTCCAAGTTGGACCTGCGGGACCGCGCGCAAGCCGTGATCTTCGCCTACGAGTCAGGACTGATCACGCCCGGGGAGCAGTAG
- a CDS encoding GNAT family N-acetyltransferase has protein sequence MSLVRRATPEDAEELLRLRQVMIDSVFATDSVSAASDTGWHTESLPVVRDKLADPDGDFVAFVIDQSEQPGKLAALVVGTLDYRIGRAGNPQGAIGHVFSVATDPDQRRRGYARACMEVLLDWFRERGAGSVDLNASTDAEPLYASLGFVRKPDPSMRLNL, from the coding sequence ATGAGTCTTGTGCGTCGCGCCACGCCAGAGGATGCCGAAGAACTGCTCAGGCTGCGGCAGGTGATGATCGACTCGGTGTTCGCCACCGACTCGGTGTCGGCCGCGTCCGACACCGGCTGGCATACCGAATCCCTGCCTGTCGTCCGGGACAAACTGGCCGATCCGGATGGCGACTTCGTCGCTTTCGTCATCGACCAGTCGGAGCAGCCGGGGAAGCTGGCGGCGCTGGTGGTGGGCACGCTGGACTACCGCATCGGGCGGGCGGGCAATCCGCAGGGTGCCATCGGTCACGTGTTCAGCGTGGCCACCGATCCGGATCAGCGACGGCGTGGGTATGCGCGGGCCTGCATGGAGGTGCTGCTCGACTGGTTCCGGGAGCGCGGCGCGGGGAGTGTCGATCTCAACGCGTCCACGGACGCGGAGCCGCTGTACGCCTCGCTCGGCTTCGTGCGCAAGCCCGACCCCTCGATGCGGCTGAACCTGTAG
- a CDS encoding aldo/keto reductase, whose amino-acid sequence MTPETATTSGTATTSRIAKVQLGTDGPEVGVQGLGCMGMSFAYGPTDADEARATLERALELGVTLYDTADAYAAGENEQFLSPFLKAHRDEVVLATKFALAMDPADPTKRIINNDPAYIRACIDASLQRLGVDTIDLYYMHRRDPEVPIEETVGVMAELVAAGKVKHLGLSEVTGPELRAARAVHPIAAVQSEWSLFSRDIEQGVVPVAAELGVALVPYSPLGRGFLTGSFVSADKELGQDDFRRQQPRFTGDNAATNAALLEPIRAVAEAHGASLGQVALAWVQQQAQAHGLAVVPIPGTRKRTRVEENTAATHLELTPSELALLNPIAAQVAGDRYADMTFTSAGRE is encoded by the coding sequence ATGACGCCCGAGACGGCAACGACCTCCGGGACGGCAACGACTTCTCGGATCGCGAAGGTGCAGCTCGGGACAGACGGCCCCGAAGTCGGCGTCCAGGGACTCGGCTGCATGGGCATGAGCTTCGCCTACGGCCCCACCGACGCCGACGAGGCCCGGGCGACCCTGGAGCGAGCCCTCGAGCTGGGCGTCACCCTCTACGACACCGCCGACGCCTACGCCGCCGGTGAGAACGAGCAGTTCCTCTCCCCCTTCCTCAAGGCACACCGTGACGAGGTCGTCCTCGCCACGAAGTTCGCCCTGGCCATGGACCCGGCCGACCCGACCAAGCGCATCATCAACAACGACCCCGCCTACATCCGCGCCTGCATCGACGCCAGCCTCCAGCGCCTCGGCGTGGACACCATCGACCTCTACTACATGCACCGCCGCGACCCCGAGGTGCCGATCGAGGAAACGGTCGGCGTGATGGCAGAGCTGGTCGCCGCCGGCAAGGTCAAGCACCTCGGCCTCAGCGAGGTCACCGGCCCCGAACTCCGCGCCGCCCGCGCTGTTCACCCCATCGCCGCCGTCCAGTCGGAGTGGTCGCTGTTCAGCCGTGACATCGAGCAGGGCGTGGTCCCGGTCGCCGCCGAACTCGGCGTCGCCCTCGTCCCGTACTCCCCGCTCGGCCGCGGCTTCCTCACCGGCTCGTTCGTCAGCGCCGACAAGGAACTCGGCCAGGACGACTTCCGCCGCCAGCAGCCCCGTTTCACCGGCGACAACGCCGCCACCAACGCGGCCCTCCTCGAACCCATCCGCGCCGTCGCCGAAGCCCACGGCGCGAGCCTCGGCCAGGTCGCCCTCGCCTGGGTCCAACAACAGGCCCAGGCCCACGGACTGGCCGTCGTCCCCATCCCCGGCACCCGCAAGCGCACCCGCGTCGAGGAGAACACCGCAGCCACCCACCTCGAACTCACCCCCTCCGAACTCGCTCTCCTGAACCCCATCGCCGCCCAGGTAGCAGGCGACCGCTACGCCGACATGACCTTCACGTCAGCAGGTCGCGAGTAG
- a CDS encoding acyltransferase translates to MNLTPLTTLRKTASAIDAKTPAHRDRAIDGLRALALLAVPTGHWLLGGFTLDAGGALHNASPLASFGFFAPLSWVLQMLGIFFLVGGYASVLSYRRAAARGESTSRWLRGRVARLGRPVLGVTAVWAALIPVLYAMGVPGTTLRTGSTLVIQPLWFVGIYAVITALTPWCIKAAERLGAWAAAPLLGSVAVVDFLRYGPFGEAVPSWLSLLNLLPGWMFAYQLGVSWGEKRLGRRGAWLLLVGGSALFAALLLVFHYPASMVGVPGEARTNSHPPSLLVLALAAAQSGAAILLRERIGKLLRRPALWAPVVVINLSAMTILCWHQTAMLAAAVPGSFLGGTVPGLTAGPDTWGWIAARIAWLPVFGVLLLLIGRYTRGFEAPWKRATHARRALAGLLAAGFAVFALGLA, encoded by the coding sequence ATGAACCTCACCCCACTGACCACCCTGCGCAAAACCGCGTCGGCGATCGACGCCAAGACGCCCGCACATCGTGACCGGGCCATAGACGGGCTGCGTGCGCTCGCCCTGCTCGCCGTGCCGACCGGGCACTGGCTGCTCGGCGGATTCACGCTCGACGCGGGCGGGGCACTGCACAATGCCAGCCCGCTGGCATCGTTCGGATTCTTCGCGCCGCTCAGTTGGGTGCTGCAGATGCTCGGCATCTTCTTTCTGGTGGGTGGCTACGCCTCCGTCCTGTCGTATCGCCGGGCGGCGGCGCGTGGCGAGTCGACGAGCCGCTGGCTTCGTGGGCGAGTGGCGCGTCTTGGGCGTCCGGTCCTCGGGGTGACGGCCGTCTGGGCGGCGCTGATCCCGGTGCTGTACGCGATGGGAGTGCCCGGCACGACCCTGCGCACGGGGTCGACGCTGGTGATACAGCCGCTGTGGTTCGTCGGGATCTATGCGGTGATCACCGCGCTTACTCCATGGTGCATAAAGGCGGCCGAACGGCTCGGGGCCTGGGCCGCGGCGCCACTGCTCGGATCAGTGGCAGTCGTCGACTTCCTTCGCTACGGCCCGTTCGGGGAGGCCGTGCCGTCCTGGCTGAGCCTGCTGAATCTGCTGCCCGGCTGGATGTTCGCCTATCAACTGGGCGTCAGCTGGGGCGAGAAGAGGCTGGGCAGGCGCGGTGCGTGGCTGCTGCTCGTCGGAGGGTCGGCCCTCTTCGCGGCCCTGCTGCTCGTCTTCCACTACCCGGCATCGATGGTCGGCGTCCCGGGTGAGGCCCGGACGAATTCCCACCCTCCGTCGCTGCTGGTCCTGGCACTGGCAGCCGCGCAGAGCGGTGCGGCGATCCTGCTGCGGGAGCGCATCGGCAAGTTGCTGCGCAGGCCCGCCCTGTGGGCGCCGGTGGTCGTGATCAACCTGTCGGCGATGACGATCCTGTGTTGGCACCAGACGGCGATGCTCGCGGCGGCGGTGCCCGGCTCGTTCCTCGGCGGCACGGTGCCGGGGCTGACAGCGGGCCCTGACACCTGGGGCTGGATAGCCGCCCGGATCGCGTGGCTTCCGGTCTTCGGAGTACTCCTGCTGCTGATAGGCCGCTACACCCGCGGCTTCGAGGCCCCGTGGAAACGAGCCACGCACGCCCGAAGGGCACTGGCCGGACTCTTGGCGGCCGGGTTCGCGGTCTTCGCACTGGGGCTGGCGTGA